A region from the Eptesicus fuscus isolate TK198812 chromosome 1, DD_ASM_mEF_20220401, whole genome shotgun sequence genome encodes:
- the LOC103303060 gene encoding LOW QUALITY PROTEIN: glycerophosphocholine cholinephosphodiesterase ENPP6-like (The sequence of the model RefSeq protein was modified relative to this genomic sequence to represent the inferred CDS: inserted 3 bases in 2 codons; deleted 1 base in 1 codon): MAVLLRALLLVLALGLAQPVSAPRKQLVFLLDGFNSDYISDEALESLPGLKDCXARGVKADYLTPDFPTLSYPNYYTLMTGRHSDVHQMIGNYMWDSNTNKSFDIGVNKGSLMPLWWNGSEPLWVTLTKAKRKVHMYYWPGCEVEILGVRPTYCLEYKTSLTDINFANAVSDALDSFKSGRANLAAIYHQLIDVEGHHYGPSSPQRKDALKAVDTVFKYMAQWIQEWELQDKLNVIIFSDHGMTDIFWKDKVIELKQLISLGDLQQVKDRGPVVSLWPAPGKHAEIYNKLQTVEHMTVYEKEAIPSRFYYKKGKFVSPLTLLVDEGWFITXCWMNSTGKREGWQRGWHGYDNELMDMRGIFLAFGPDFKSNFRASPIRSVDVYVMCLAPLPNNGSWSRVMCMLKSPARTAPLHLPSSLALALTLLLLLQ; this comes from the exons ATGGCAGTGCTGCTCCGGGCCCTCCTGCTGGTCCTTGCActgggcctggcccagccagTCTCTGCCCCCCGGAAGCAGCTGGTGTTCCTGCTGGATGGTTTCAACTCAGACTACATCAGTGACGAGGCCCTGGAGTCCCTGCCTGGTTTGAAAGATT GAGCCAGGGGGGTGAAAGCGGACTACTTGACCCCAGACTTCCCCACTCTCTCTTATCCCAACTACTACACCCTGATGACTGGCAGACATTCTGATGTCCACCAGATGATCGGAAACTACATGTGGGACTCCAACACCAATAAGTCATTTGACATCGGTGTCAACAAAGGCAGCCTGATGCCACTCTGGTGGAATGGGTCAGAACCTCTGTGGGTCACCCTGACCAAAGCCAAAAGGAAGGTCCACATGTACTACTGGCCAGGCTGTGAGGTTGAGATTCTTGGTGTCAGACCCACTTACTGCCTGGAATATAAAACTTCCCTGACGGATATCAAT TTTGCCAACGCAGTCAGCGATGCTCTCGACTCCTTCAAGAGTGGCCGTGCCAACCTGGCCGCCATATACCACCAGCTCATAGATGTGGAGGGCCACCACTACGGCCCCTCGTCGCCACAGAGGAAAGATGCCCTGAAGGCCGTGGACACCGTGTTCAAGTACATGGCCCAGTGGATCCAGGAGTGGGAGCTGCAGGACAAGCTCAATGTCATCATCTTTTCTGACCATGGGATGACTGACATCTTCTGGAAGGACAAAGTGATTGAGCTGAAGCAGCTCATCAGCTTGGGTGACCTGCAACAAGTGAAGGACCGAGGGCCCGTTGTGAGTCTCTGGCCAGCTCCTGGGAAACATGCTGAGATATACAACAAGCTGCAAACAGTGGAACACATGACTGTCTATGAGAAGGAAGCCATACCAAGCAGGTTCTACTACAAGAAAGGGAAGTTTGTCTCTCCATTGACCTTACTGGTGGATGAAGGATGGTTCATAAC GTGCTGGATGAACAGCACTGGCAAGAGGGAAGGCTGGCAGCGCGGATGGCACGGATACGACAATGAGCTCATGGACATGAGGGGCATCTTCCTGGCCTTTGGACCCGATTTCAAATCCAACTTCAGAGCCTCCCCAATCCGCTCTGTGGATGTCTACGTCATGTGCCTCGCCCCGCTGCCCAATAACGGGTCCTGGTCCCGGGTGATGTGCATGTTGAAGAGCCCAGCCAGGACGGCTCCGCTGCATCTGCCCAGCAGTTTGGCCCTGGCCTTGACTCTGCTCTTGCTCCTCCAGTAG